One stretch of Ooceraea biroi isolate clonal line C1 chromosome 4, Obir_v5.4, whole genome shotgun sequence DNA includes these proteins:
- the LOC105283645 gene encoding GSK-3-binding protein, protein MPSAEETTYLIGVMPDGAAQADATFLARDVDLLVSQIKENLRLSGLKAKSSVSHKNSRPSPYRVPARSWADPAAAATGCEVCGLRASSQQQQQHHMTAGHHHHHHHYHSHLRRNEKSRVDDDPYELLQELLREGGLIKEAVKRLQANLDELSGSEVDEDDVVVDDEDDEDRRSSGCYRRKPYFYDSEDEPLPPMYKPLEL, encoded by the coding sequence ATGCCGAGCGCCGAGGAGACGACGTACCTGATCGGCGTGATGCCGGACGGCGCGGCGCAGGCGGACGCGACGTTCCTGGCGCGCGACGTCGACCTCCTGGTGTCGCAGATCAAGGAGAACCTGCGGCTGTCGGGGCTGAAGGCCAAGTCCAGCGTCAGCCACAAGAACAGCCGGCCGTCGCCGTACCGGGTGCCGGCGCGTTCCTGGGCCGATCCGGCTGCGGCGGCGACCGGCTGCGAGGTCTGCGGCTTGCGAGCCAGCAgtcagcaacagcagcagcatcaCATGACCGCCGGTcaccaccatcatcatcatcactaCCACAGTCACCTGAGAAGGAACGAGAAAAGTCGGGTGGACGATGACCCATACGAGTTGCTGCAGGAGCTGCTGCGCGAAGGTGGTCTCATCAAGGAGGCAGTGAAGAGGCTGCAGGCGAATCTCGACGAGCTCTCAGGCTCGGAGGTGGACGAGGACGACGTGGTGgtggacgacgaggacgacgaggacCGAAGATCCAGCGGCTGTTACCGCAGGAAGCCGTACTTTTACGATTCCGAGGACGAGCCGTTACCGCCAATGTACAAGCCTCTGGAACTGTGA
- the LOC105283648 gene encoding augmin complex subunit dgt3: MSITGKQLYDKVRGLRPDLSSGITSEILSKACDDPSVQPFLKWFCKNVSDANILSDEEIKLKNAAHEAGEWLEGEALDAALEEATKDCPDLLRLVDSLDDKEDLLAEYEELQESCREDEEYLHLLKHSMKNLKEVENKLDDDIEEAETMLDRERIETEKAYDDCSMILKEFDRDNCQFSKDVEILLNVYANAFKNQGNAILWSQMPTDLFVKQVELYNHYLEIHVRKQFGNANKEEQNEDSDYTSLMNDSREKQVHEKMHELALCKANLTDSKVQEISAASREESLVVMLQCVQDIYNDGSLKVPKDIQLQDEMRALRMKRDFLEQSVEVLRDQQIPEVTHFAEMEILRILKNDALARLERRKARLEKLKTLFSLAGKHGHVHVDLLCVLMEMQRRCLHEIVEFVADARHYIATEYKLSSTRCQIMQQLQDEYATLVTRSPDTHVFNQIFVAMMLGSDPLDGSLSSALKKYDDLLADNAEKKKSILETYLNNKVGELKRLENEADKDYLAEIQTGPTISLKPISYEISSKCEEISALVRELQDDITRIRSQFKERMRMDANLEREKDILWQRFLADPDTLRTKYEEAKQKANESHFGDSSEGKPSS, translated from the exons ATGAGCATTACCGGCAAGCAGCTTTACGACAAGGTTCGCGGGCTGCGACCGGACCTGTCATCGGGGATCACGTCGGAGATCTTGAGCAAGGCTTGCGACGACCCGAGCGTGCAACCTTTCCTGAAATGGTTCTGCAAGAACGTCAGCGACGCCAACATCCTCTCTGACGAAGAGATTAAATT AAAGAATGCAGCACATGAGGCGGGCGAGTGGTTGGAAGGTGAAGCGCTGGATGCTGCGTTGGAGGAAGCCACCAAAGACTGCCCGGATCTGCTGCGACTTGTTGACAGCTTGGACGACAAAGAAGATTTACTCGCCGAGTACGAAGAGCTACAGGAAAGCTGCAGGGAAGATGAGGAGTATCTTCACTTGTTGAAGCACAGTATGAAGAATCTAAA GGAAGTTGAGAATAAACTGGACGATGATATCGAGGAAGCGGAAACCATGCTGGACAGGGAACGTATCGAGACAGAGAAAGCCTACGACGACTGCAGCATGATTCTGAAAGAATTTGACAGGGACAACTGTCAGTTCTCTAAGGATGTCGAGATTCTTCTGAACGTATATGCGAACGCTTTCAAAAAT CAAGGCAATGCAATTTTGTGGTCACAGATGCCCACGGATTTGTTTGTCAAGCAAGTAGAGCTTTATAATCATTACCTGGAAATTCACGTGAGGAAACAGTTCGGGAATGCCAACAAGGAGGAGCAGAACGAAGATTCAGACTACACGTCTCTGATGAACGACAGTAGGGAGAAACAAGTTCACGAGAAGATGCACGAGTTAGCTCTATGCAAGGCAAA TTTAACGGATTCCAAAGTACAAGAAATCAGCGCTGCTAGTCGAGAGGAATCTCTGGTGGTGATGTTGCAGTGCGTGCAGGATATTTATAACGACGGAAGCTTGAAGGTACCGAAGGACATTCAATTGCA AGATGAGATGCGCGCGTTGCGCATGAAGAGGGACTTCTTGGAGCAGAGCGTCGAGGTCCTGCGGGACCAACAGATCCCGGAGGTAACGCACTTCGCGGAGATGGAGATACTGAGGATCCTGAAGAACGACGCGCTCGCCCGGCTCGAACGGAGGAAGGCTCGGCTCGAGAAACTCAAGACCTTGTTCTCGCTCGCGGGGAAACACGGACACGTGCACGTGGATCTGCTGTGCGTGTTGATGGAGATGCAACGCCGCTGCCTGCACGAGATTGTCGAATTCGTCGCCGACGCTCGACATTACATCGCCACAGAGTACAAGCTCTCCTCCACGAGATGC CAAATCATGCAGCAACTGCAGGACGAGTATGCGACCCTCGTAACGCGATCTCCGGACACTCACGTGTTTAATCAAATATTCGTCGCCATGATGCTCGGCAGCGATCCCTTGGATGGGTCGCTCTCTTCCGCATTGAAAAAATACGACGACCTGCTGGCCGATAAtgcagaaaagaagaaatcaatACTGGAAACGTATCTGAATAACAAAGTCGGCGAATTAAAGAGACT GGAGAATGAAGCCGACAAGGATTACTTGGCCGAGATACAAACTGGACCAACGATTAGCCTCAAGCCAATCTCGTATGAGATAAGCAGCAAGTGCGAGGAGATATCCGCCCTCGTTCGTGAGTTACAAGACGATATAACGAGGATCAGGAGTCAGTTCAAGGAACGAATG AGGATGGATGCCAATCTGGAACGTGAGAAGGACATACTGTGGCAGAGATTCTTGGCAGATCCGGACACGTTACGAACAAAATACGAGGAAGCGAAACAGAAAGCGAATGAGTCTCACTTCGGAGATTCGTCGGAAGGTAAGCCGAGCTCGTGA
- the LOC105283647 gene encoding UBX domain-containing protein 7: protein MDRELVDKFIEVTGESEATAHQYLTLADGNVEMAISLMFEGGRAPEAENANPEPPVRAPILPTQEILVPPEPVCSFPRLSNNVFDRFRDFAVETQRQEEEMTRRVTGTKQISQKKSKRLEDLFRPPCDILFLGSFMEARDHAKNLNRWLLVNVQNPQEFCCQVLNRDVWPNEQIQEIVKDHFVLWQVLSNTSDGRRYIDFYNVVEYPYLAIVDPRTGECMKTYSNITVDNLMSDLNDMLSTHASPESASVTSNSKDWNNFPTTPPKRNTLAEQAKNDCGPSSKTSRLLSEKITDPETGDVASDNITSSSVPSSSCTAFNKKRKLNEREAAKQQKNEKSKSDTAKAETSDEPILRLCLRLPNGTKETISMCGADTIEDFLIKMEDMGFSSEEYTFLVPFPKTNIGALSADTRLLDTILFPTNTVFITKI from the exons ATGGATCGTGAACTAGTCGACAAGTTCATCGAGGTGACGG GCGAGAGCGAAGCGACGGCTCATCAGTATCTCACGTTGGCTGACGGGAACGTGGAGATGGCGATCAGCCTGATGTTCGAGGGCGGCAGGGCACCGGAGGCTGAGAACGCGAATCCGGAGCCACCGGTGAGGGCTCCGATACTACCGACGCAGGAGATCCTGGTGCCGCCAGAGCCGGTGTGCTCATTTCCTCGTCTGTCGAACAACGTGTTTGACAGATTCAGAGACTTCGCCGTAGAGACTC AGCGACAAGAGGAAGAAATGACACGCAGAGTAACCGGCACGAAGCAGATCTCCCAAAAGAAATCCAAGCGTCTGGAAGACCTGTTCCGACCACCGTGCGATATTCTCTTTCTGGGCTCCTTCATGGAGGCTCGCGATCATGCCAAGAATCTGAATCGCTGGCTGCTCGTCAATGTTCAAAATCCACAGGAGTTTTGCTGTCAGGTTCTCAACAGGGACGTGTGGCCCAACGAGCAGATCCAGGAGATCGTCAAGGATCACTTTGTCTTGTGGCAA GTTTTGTCTAATACATCGGATGGGAGACGTTACATAGACTTTTACAACGTGGTGGAGTATCCGTATCTGGCGATCGTAGATCCGAGAACGGGAGAATGCATGAAAACTTACAGTAACATCACCGTGGACAATCTGATGTCGGACTTGAACGATATGCTAAGCACACATGCTTCCCCAGAGAGCGCCTCAGTTACATCCAACTCCAAAGACTGGAACAACTTCCCTACGACGCCACCAAAACGGAATACTCTGGCGGAACAAGCAAAGAAC gATTGCGGTCCCAGTAGCAAAACTTCTAGACTTTTGTCGGAAAAGATCACGGATCCGG AAACCGGAGACGTAGCATCGGATAACATCACTAGTTCAAGTGTTCCAAGTAGCAGTTGCACTGCCTTCAACAAGAAGAGAAAGCTGAACGAACGCGAGGCTGCTAAACAGCAGAAGAATGAAAAGTCAAAATCTGACACAGCTAAAGCCGAAACGA GCGACGAACCTATCCTACGGCTGTGTCTACGACTGCCAAACGGTACAAAAGAAACGATATCAATGTGCGGAGCAGATACTATAGAG GATTTCTTGATTAAAATGGAAGACATGGGATTTTCATCAGAGGAATATACGTTTTTAGTACCGTTCCCGAAAACAAATATCGGTGCACTGTCTGCAGATACTCGCCTGTTAGATACAATTTTGTTTCCAACTAACACAGTATTTATAACGAAGATATAG
- the LOC105283646 gene encoding PRA1 family protein 3, with protein sequence MDKTKLVSNDLELPPLRSLDDFLLESARFQIPNIKDLEKWGNRVVNNLLYYQTNYLFMSVVIFLIVGLLHPVKMLVGMLAMMAILGVFAYVSMEGSMVHNFKKQYPVVGVLFIVFAGCFITYTLGSLVVFLLGILLPFCAIFIHASLRLRNIKNKIANKIEGIGLKRTPMGVFLGHLEDVTGMTLRAQTSLMQPPH encoded by the exons ATGGACAAGACGAAGCTGGTCAGCAACGACCTGGAGCTGCCGCCGTTGCGCAGCCTGGACGACTTCTTGCTGGAATCCGCGCGCTTCCAGATCCCCAACATCAAGGACCTGGAGAAATGGGGCAACCGTGTGGTCAACAATCTTCTGTACTACCAGACCAACTACCTGTTCATGTCTGTCGTCATCTTCCTTATTGTCGG ATTGCTTCATCCAGTTAAAATGCTAGTTGGTATGTTGGCAATGATGGCGATCTTGGGTGTGTTTGCGTACGTGTCCATGGAGGGAAGCATGGTACACAACTTTAAGAAGCAATATCCAGTGGTTGGAGTATTATTCATAGTATTTGCTGGATGCTTCATAACGTACACTCTGGGATCTCTCGTGGTTTTCTTGCTGGGTATCTTGTTACCCTTTTGTG cgATATTCATACACGCCTCGCTGAGATTAaggaacataaaaaataagatcgcCAACAAGATCGAAGGTATTGGCCTGAAACGTACGCCGATGGGCGTGTTTTTGGGACATCTCG AAGACGTTACTGGTATGACCTTGCGCGCACAGACATCTCTCATGCAACCGCCTCACTAA
- the LOC105283649 gene encoding 26S proteasome non-ATPase regulatory subunit 6 yields the protein MPLENLEEEGLEKNPNLELAQTKFLLSLPEHKDDPQLKAKLLDAIKTDNMAPFYEDVCKDLEWSVDEALLSTMKAHNTEQLKKLDDAIEDAEKNLGEMEVREANLKKSEYLCRIGDKEGAISSFRKTYDKTVSLGHRLDIVFHNIRIGLFYLDHDHITRNIEKAKSLIEEGGDWDRRNRLKVYQGTYCIAVRNFKEAANFFLDTISTFTSYELMDYNTFVRYTVYLSMISLPRNELRDKIIKGSEILEVLHSNLDVKDYLFSLYNCHYADFFKNLAHVEGLLRRDYLVFPHYRYYVREMRILAYTQLLESYRSLTLQYMAEAFGVTVEYIDQELSRFIAAGRLHCKVDRVGGVVETNRPDSKNWQYQAMVKQGDLLLNRVQKLSRVINI from the exons ATGCCGTTAGAAAATTTGGAAGAGGAGGGCTTGGAGAAGAATCCGAATTTGGAATTGGCGCAGACTAAATTTCTCTTGAGTCTCCCTGAACACAAAGATGATCCCCAGCTGAAAGCGAAACTCTTGGATGCCATCAAAACCGACA ACATGGCTCCATTTTATGAAGATGTGTGTAAAGACCTGGAATGGTCAGTGGATGAAGCGCTTCTGTCAACAATGAAGGCACACAACACGGAGCAGTTAAAGAAACTCGATGATGCTATCGAGGACGCTGAGAAAAATTTGGGCGAGATGGAGGTTCGAGAGGCGAACCTGAAGAAATCTGAATATCTGTGTCGAATAGGTGACAAGGAAGGTGCAATTTCGTCGTTCAGGAAAACTTACGACAAGACAGTATCACTAGGGCACAGACTGGACATCGTGTTTCACAATATCAGAATCGGTTTGTTCTATCTAGATCATGATCATATCACGAGAAATATCGAGAAAGCTAAGAG TTTGATAGAAGAAGGTGGCGACTGGGACAGGCGGAATCGTTTAAAAGTTTATCAAGGAACGTACTGCATAGCGGTTCGCAATTTCAAAGAAGCCGCAAACTTCTTCTTGGACACGATCAGCACGTTTACGAGTTACGAGCTCATGGATTATAATACGTTCGTGAGGTACACGGTATACTTGAGCATGATTAGCCTCCCACGCAATGAACTGAGGGACAAAATCATTAAGGGATCTGAGATTTTGGAGGTTCTCCACAGTAATCTGGACGTCAAGGATTATCTGTTCTCACTGTATAACTGTCATTATGCGGATTTCTTCAAGAATCTTG CACACGTTGAGGGATTGCTGCGCCGAGATTACTTAGTGTTTCCGCATTATCGATATTACGTACGGGAGATGCGGATCCTCGCGTACACACAATTACTGGAATCCTACCGATCGTTGACCCTTCAATACATGGCTGAAGCGTTTGGCGTTACAGTAGAATACATTGATCA agAATTATCGCGCTTTATAGCAGCGGGTCGGTTACATTGCAAGGTCGATCGAGTGGGAGGCGTGGTCGAAACAAACCGGCCGGACAGCAAGAATTGGCAGTATCAAGCGATGGTGAAGCAAGGAGATCTTCTACTCAACAGAGTGCAGAAATTATCGcgtgttattaatatttaa